A section of the Gammaproteobacteria bacterium genome encodes:
- a CDS encoding DJ-1/PfpI family protein — translation MINKKILMITGDFTEDYETMVPFQTLIAMGHSVDAVCPDKRSGDTVATCIHDFEGDQTYTEKRGHNFTLNASFDDIDPQQYDALVIPGGRAPEYLRLNPQVLTMVRHFFTSNKPVAAVCHGAQILTAAGVLEGRTCSAYPACEPEITQSGAKYANIAIDSAVTEGNLVTAPAWPAHPAWLAQFQLLLQKTDG, via the coding sequence ATGATAAATAAAAAAATACTGATGATTACTGGAGATTTTACCGAAGACTATGAAACTATGGTGCCATTTCAAACCTTGATTGCCATGGGGCATAGTGTTGATGCTGTTTGTCCCGACAAACGCAGCGGCGATACTGTAGCTACTTGCATTCACGATTTTGAAGGTGATCAAACTTACACCGAAAAGCGTGGTCATAACTTTACCTTAAATGCCAGTTTTGACGACATTGACCCGCAGCAGTACGACGCATTGGTGATCCCGGGCGGTAGAGCGCCAGAGTATCTGCGGTTGAATCCACAAGTTCTCACGATGGTCAGGCACTTTTTCACCAGCAACAAACCCGTTGCCGCGGTTTGTCATGGCGCGCAAATATTAACGGCCGCAGGAGTACTAGAAGGAAGAACTTGCTCGGCATATCCCGCCTGCGAACCTGAAATTACCCAAAGTGGCGCAAAGTATGCCAATATCGCTATCGACAGTGCAGTGACTGAGGGTAATCTTGTTACTGCACCAGCATGGCCTGCACACCCTGCATGGCTGGCACAATTTCAGCTGCTATTGCAAAAAACTGACGGCTAA
- a CDS encoding ribbon-helix-helix domain-containing protein, translating into MCKLFIGADADLWSSSTKSLRIDGMVTSVRLENYFWLALTEIGHRDQLNIPQLLTKLYHESIDAGHDLGNFSSFLRVCCMRYLTLQLSGQIPIDPQVPLSTLPADEILHSEIKSLH; encoded by the coding sequence ATGTGTAAGTTATTTATTGGTGCCGATGCTGACTTGTGGAGTTCAAGTACCAAGTCGCTTCGGATTGATGGCATGGTCACTAGTGTCCGGCTAGAGAACTATTTTTGGTTGGCACTGACTGAAATTGGTCACCGGGACCAGCTAAATATCCCGCAGTTACTGACTAAACTCTATCACGAATCTATCGATGCCGGACACGATTTGGGTAATTTTAGTTCCTTTTTACGCGTCTGTTGCATGCGTTATTTAACATTGCAGTTATCGGGCCAAATCCCCATCGATCCACAAGTGCCGCTATCAACACTGCCGGCGGATGAAATACTGCACAGCGAAATTAAAAGCCTGCACTAA
- a CDS encoding DUF2306 domain-containing protein, giving the protein MLISKRSLWFLMLLFAIGVSGYSVSLFFIPEMGAPFIKERLESGAVATYIHLSSAGIALTLGVFQMSTWLRSRYLKLHRFTGRLYLLAVLLGGLSGLQMATIAQGGLLAKTGFAALAVLWIYTGFMAYSTIRQGNVVGHRNWMMRNFSLTLAGITLRIYLGITLGALQMDFMVVYPYIAWACWLPNLLVAQLFFITKNSALTNRLVPSI; this is encoded by the coding sequence ATGTTAATTTCAAAACGATCTCTTTGGTTTTTAATGCTCCTGTTTGCTATTGGTGTTTCGGGTTATTCAGTAAGTCTGTTCTTTATCCCTGAAATGGGGGCGCCTTTTATTAAAGAGCGGCTAGAGAGCGGCGCGGTGGCAACTTATATTCACCTTAGCAGTGCTGGTATTGCTCTGACTCTTGGTGTTTTTCAAATGAGCACTTGGCTACGTTCCCGTTATTTGAAACTTCATCGATTTACTGGTCGTTTATATCTATTAGCAGTATTGCTAGGTGGGTTATCTGGATTACAAATGGCAACGATTGCCCAAGGCGGTTTATTGGCTAAAACGGGGTTTGCCGCTCTGGCCGTTTTATGGATATATACCGGGTTTATGGCTTACTCAACTATTCGACAAGGCAATGTAGTTGGCCACCGAAATTGGATGATGCGTAATTTCAGCCTGACTCTAGCAGGCATAACGCTACGGATTTATCTTGGTATAACTCTGGGGGCTTTGCAAATGGATTTCATGGTCGTATACCCATATATAGCGTGGGCATGTTGGCTGCCAAACTTACTCGTAGCACAATTATTTTTTATCACTAAAAATAGCGCACTAACGAATAGGCTTGTGCCAAGTATTTAG
- a CDS encoding LysR family transcriptional regulator, which produces MDRVSWEQIRHFLTVAELGSVSAAARELGISQPTLSRHIQLLERQTKLSLFQRSTTGLRLTDAGAELVETAQKMSLAADQFDRQIKGTSTEFTGAIRLSATQIMAAYILPPALTAFGQLHPKLQLEIDVNNFSTNLHKRDADIALRMFKPSEPDLVCRRLPDIQLGFYAHKSYIENFGMPKSIEELKNHNLIGFDKNLIFINQAGDAGLDMSADDFSLRTDCFLTQLGLMRAGAGIAVCQVPIGEHYTELTPILADFQLPPLECWLVAHPDVQVSRGIKALMTFLADWFNEAPYQHLIP; this is translated from the coding sequence ATGGATAGGGTAAGTTGGGAACAAATTCGGCATTTCTTAACGGTTGCAGAGTTAGGTAGCGTGTCTGCTGCAGCGAGGGAGTTAGGCATATCTCAGCCAACTTTGAGCCGGCATATTCAATTATTGGAACGCCAGACCAAGCTCAGCCTGTTCCAGCGCTCAACGACTGGATTGCGGCTAACCGATGCTGGGGCTGAGCTAGTAGAAACTGCACAGAAAATGTCGTTAGCGGCAGATCAATTTGATCGTCAGATCAAAGGTACCAGTACCGAATTTACTGGGGCAATAAGATTGAGTGCTACCCAGATCATGGCTGCGTATATTTTACCGCCGGCGTTAACCGCGTTTGGACAATTACATCCGAAGCTACAACTTGAAATTGACGTGAATAATTTTTCAACAAACCTCCATAAGAGAGACGCCGATATTGCTCTGCGAATGTTCAAGCCAAGCGAACCCGATTTAGTCTGTCGACGCTTGCCAGATATTCAACTCGGTTTTTATGCTCACAAATCCTATATTGAAAACTTCGGTATGCCTAAAAGTATAGAAGAACTGAAGAACCACAACCTTATTGGTTTTGATAAGAATCTCATCTTTATAAATCAAGCCGGTGATGCTGGCTTGGACATGTCTGCAGATGATTTTTCTTTACGTACTGATTGTTTTTTAACGCAACTAGGGTTAATGCGTGCAGGAGCTGGTATAGCTGTATGCCAAGTTCCAATTGGGGAACATTACACGGAACTGACACCAATATTAGCTGATTTTCAGCTACCCCCTTTAGAATGTTGGCTGGTGGCTCACCCCGATGTGCAAGTTAGCCGAGGTATAAAAGCGCTGATGACTTTTCTGGCAGACTGGTTTAACGAAGCCCCTTATCAACATTTGATACCTTAA
- a CDS encoding transposase: protein MTRARHSQIDLTATSFYHVINRCVRRSYLCGDDNVSGKNFDHRRQWLVDRFTTLSDVFSINIAAYAVMSNHYHLVLQVDKFTAETWSMDEVIDRWYRLFNGHLLVDRYLTEDKISPAHFNAVKKLVELWRARLYDISWFMKCLNEHIARQANKEDKCTGRFWEGRFKSQALLDDIALLSCMAYVDLNPIRAGISSNISQSDFTSIQKRIAQYKSHQKQQTKHNHDITVAAQPKTLLPFAGTDHTKAIPFNYRDYFELVDWSGRHVAPNKSSYINLEEPTLLTTLGIDEDDFITAVKHFRRQYGSFAGSTEHLRDFAHSHGKSWCKHPS, encoded by the coding sequence ATGACCCGCGCAAGACATTCTCAAATTGATTTAACCGCCACCAGTTTTTATCACGTTATCAACCGTTGTGTTCGTCGCAGTTATTTATGTGGAGATGATAATGTTAGCGGTAAAAACTTTGATCATCGTAGGCAGTGGCTAGTTGATCGCTTTACCACCTTATCTGATGTTTTTTCAATTAATATCGCAGCTTATGCGGTTATGAGCAACCACTACCATCTGGTGCTTCAAGTAGACAAGTTTACCGCTGAGACTTGGTCAATGGATGAAGTAATCGATCGCTGGTATCGATTGTTTAATGGACATTTATTAGTAGACCGCTACTTAACTGAGGATAAAATAAGCCCTGCTCATTTTAACGCGGTAAAAAAGCTAGTTGAGTTATGGCGAGCAAGGCTTTACGACATATCGTGGTTTATGAAGTGCTTAAATGAACACATTGCTCGACAAGCGAATAAAGAAGATAAATGCACCGGGCGTTTTTGGGAAGGCCGCTTTAAATCTCAGGCGTTACTTGATGATATAGCCCTGCTGAGTTGCATGGCATATGTTGATTTAAATCCTATTAGAGCGGGCATTTCATCAAATATATCTCAAAGTGACTTCACTTCGATTCAAAAACGAATTGCCCAATATAAATCCCATCAAAAACAACAAACCAAGCACAACCATGACATCACTGTAGCCGCTCAACCCAAAACTTTACTACCCTTTGCTGGTACCGATCACACCAAAGCTATTCCATTTAACTATAGAGATTATTTTGAATTGGTTGATTGGAGTGGCCGCCACGTTGCTCCTAATAAATCGAGTTATATCAACCTAGAAGAACCGACATTATTGACGACACTGGGTATCGATGAAGACGACTTTATTACAGCAGTTAAACATTTCAGACGACAGTATGGCAGCTTTGCTGGCTCCACTGAACATTTACGTGACTTTGCCCATAGTCACGGTAAAAGCTGGTGTAAGCATCCCAGCTAA